In Patulibacter sp. SYSU D01012, a single window of DNA contains:
- a CDS encoding DUF6882 domain-containing protein, giving the protein MWNPQDPEPTPEELEDSGLDAAAMWRILVSQSALPAMLNQARFVDEVLEHPARDPSRRWECDVERGELEFDGVGVLQAQILGTLADADESWLWAWANPSLPEDVTYAARALRDEVAQFPEPTPLGDDLTTAVGPLDAAVFGAWNADADAFYIGPNGNGGTVVMLVRHPELAAARIPYERLPLILTSLISDLDVDHAMLLEGWMAAGPTGIAFEEPSASDRALVARAEGLPAAEDGTPDPAEGTSWRFAFDEQGRIAEVRATGPGAR; this is encoded by the coding sequence GTGTGGAACCCCCAGGACCCCGAGCCGACGCCCGAGGAGCTCGAGGACAGCGGCCTCGACGCCGCGGCGATGTGGCGGATCCTCGTCTCGCAGAGCGCGCTCCCGGCCATGCTGAACCAGGCGCGCTTCGTGGACGAGGTGCTCGAGCACCCCGCCCGGGACCCCTCTCGGCGGTGGGAGTGCGACGTCGAGCGCGGCGAGCTCGAGTTCGACGGCGTCGGCGTGCTCCAGGCGCAGATCCTCGGCACCCTGGCCGACGCCGACGAGAGCTGGCTGTGGGCGTGGGCGAACCCCTCGCTGCCGGAGGACGTGACCTACGCGGCGCGCGCGCTCCGGGACGAGGTCGCGCAGTTCCCGGAGCCGACCCCGTTGGGCGACGACCTGACGACCGCGGTGGGGCCGCTCGACGCCGCGGTCTTCGGGGCGTGGAACGCCGACGCGGATGCGTTCTACATCGGCCCGAACGGCAACGGCGGGACCGTCGTGATGCTCGTCCGACACCCGGAGCTGGCGGCGGCCCGCATCCCGTACGAGCGCCTGCCGCTGATCCTCACGAGCCTGATCTCCGACCTCGACGTCGACCACGCGATGCTGCTCGAGGGCTGGATGGCCGCGGGGCCGACCGGGATCGCGTTCGAGGAGCCGTCCGCGTCCGACCGTGCGCTGGTGGCGCGGGCCGAGGGCCTTCCGGCGGCGGAGGACGGGACGCCGGACCCGGCCGAGGGGACGTCGTGGCGCTTCGCGTTCGACGAGCAGGGTCGGATCGCCGAGGTGCGCGCCACGGGCCCCGGAGCACGGTGA
- a CDS encoding rhodanese-like domain-containing protein: protein MTAIPDPYRRAAAPTGHDPQRVPHVLASGLVALDPWWGTIQPQTLHPDLPTVGELEVIAHLRAGGAAVDTRRPEYVAASGTLPGARVVPWEEIAARADEIDPGAVTVLFCNGPQCAATPRAVRALLDAGRDPRSLAYYRGGLLDWMALGLPTAAAD, encoded by the coding sequence ATGACCGCCATCCCCGACCCCTACCGCCGCGCCGCCGCGCCGACGGGACACGACCCGCAGCGCGTGCCGCACGTGCTGGCGTCCGGCCTCGTGGCCCTGGACCCCTGGTGGGGCACGATCCAGCCGCAGACGCTGCACCCCGACCTGCCGACCGTCGGCGAGCTCGAGGTGATCGCGCACCTGCGGGCCGGCGGTGCGGCCGTCGACACCCGGCGCCCCGAGTACGTCGCCGCCTCGGGCACCCTCCCCGGGGCGCGCGTCGTCCCGTGGGAGGAGATCGCGGCGCGCGCCGACGAGATCGACCCCGGCGCGGTCACCGTCCTCTTCTGCAACGGCCCGCAGTGCGCGGCGACGCCGCGGGCCGTCCGGGCGCTGCTCGACGCCGGGCGCGATCCCCGCTCGCTCGCGTACTACCGCGGGGGACTGCTCGACTGGATGGCGCTCGGGCTGCCGACGGCGGCGGCGGACTGA
- a CDS encoding MMPL family transporter, translated as MTAPGPLGRLGRWAAAHAGIVAVAWVVVAVGLGLFAPRVEHTLSGAGWEASGSESVHVRTALDREFGGASSSALAVVLHGGGHRIGDPAMDRAVAATVRTLDADPRVGRVLTPRPGATISRDGRTVVVQATAAADSNEMVRAADDLKDRLPQGDGVRASLTGASGMWSDFNAANRDAMLKSELLSWPVTLAVLVVAFGSLVAAGLPLLLTIVGLVASAGTLYLATLLLDVSVWAMNFALMFALALGIDYALFVVMRFRGALERSGGDPVAATAETMDTAGKAVLFSGITVLVSLSAVMLVPSPAFRSMALGVMIAVVFVLLATLTLLPAVLGALGARVDRGALPWARTGRHRSPRFAAWAARLWRHPVRFGAPALLALVLLAVPLLGLRTGMPSIAVVPTDDGSRVGYAQLQAAFGPGATGPLQVVAPRSEAAAAAAVLRADRAVAAVAPAVAGSGGSVLLQTTLRHDPSSRAAGAAVDRLRGALPAGATVGGAVAENHDLEATLAAKTPLVIGVVLALGFLLLLVALRAPLVALLGTVTNLLAVAAAFGVARLVFQDGHGSGLLGFAPQGFLDAWAPVFFFAMVFAISMDYTVFLLSSAKEHWERSGDAREAAVGGLAHSGRVVFAAAAVMVAVFFTFALSGPLPPKEMGVVLGVAVLLDAFLVRLLLLPVLLRLTGRWAWWLPRPLDRLLPRVRFGH; from the coding sequence ATGACCGCCCCGGGACCGCTGGGGCGGCTCGGCCGCTGGGCCGCCGCGCACGCCGGGATCGTCGCCGTCGCCTGGGTCGTGGTGGCCGTCGGCCTGGGCCTCTTCGCGCCGCGCGTCGAGCACACGCTGTCCGGGGCCGGGTGGGAGGCGAGCGGCTCGGAGTCCGTCCACGTCCGCACGGCGCTGGACCGGGAGTTCGGCGGCGCGTCGTCGAGCGCCCTCGCCGTCGTGCTCCACGGCGGCGGGCACCGGATCGGCGACCCGGCGATGGACCGCGCGGTCGCCGCCACCGTCCGCACCCTCGACGCCGATCCGCGCGTCGGCCGGGTGCTGACGCCGCGGCCCGGCGCGACGATCTCGCGCGACGGGCGCACCGTCGTCGTCCAGGCGACCGCGGCCGCGGACAGCAACGAGATGGTCCGCGCCGCGGACGACCTGAAGGACCGGCTGCCGCAGGGGGACGGGGTCCGCGCGTCGCTGACCGGCGCGAGCGGCATGTGGTCGGACTTCAACGCCGCCAACCGCGATGCGATGCTGAAGAGCGAGCTGCTGTCGTGGCCCGTGACGCTCGCCGTGCTGGTCGTCGCCTTCGGGTCGCTCGTCGCGGCGGGGCTGCCGCTCCTGCTCACCATCGTCGGGCTCGTCGCCTCGGCCGGCACGCTCTACCTGGCGACGCTGCTCCTCGACGTGTCGGTCTGGGCGATGAACTTCGCGCTCATGTTCGCGCTGGCGCTGGGCATCGACTACGCGCTCTTCGTCGTGATGCGCTTCCGCGGCGCGCTCGAGCGGTCCGGCGGCGACCCCGTCGCGGCGACGGCCGAGACGATGGACACCGCGGGCAAGGCGGTGCTCTTCTCCGGGATCACGGTCCTCGTCTCGCTGTCGGCGGTGATGCTCGTCCCGTCCCCCGCCTTCCGGTCGATGGCGCTCGGCGTCATGATCGCCGTCGTCTTCGTGCTGCTGGCGACGCTCACGCTGCTGCCCGCCGTGCTCGGGGCGCTCGGCGCGCGCGTCGACCGCGGGGCGCTCCCGTGGGCGCGCACGGGCCGGCACCGCTCCCCGCGGTTCGCGGCCTGGGCGGCCCGCCTGTGGCGGCACCCCGTGCGCTTCGGCGCGCCCGCCCTGCTCGCCCTGGTGCTGCTCGCGGTGCCGCTGCTCGGGCTGCGCACCGGCATGCCGTCGATCGCGGTGGTGCCCACGGACGACGGCTCCCGCGTCGGGTACGCGCAGCTGCAGGCGGCGTTCGGGCCGGGCGCGACGGGGCCGCTGCAGGTCGTGGCGCCCCGGAGCGAGGCCGCAGCGGCCGCCGCCGTGCTGCGCGCCGACCGCGCGGTGGCCGCGGTCGCGCCGGCGGTCGCCGGCTCCGGCGGGTCCGTGCTGCTGCAGACCACCCTGCGCCACGATCCGTCCTCCCGCGCGGCCGGCGCAGCCGTCGATCGCCTGCGCGGCGCCCTGCCCGCCGGGGCGACCGTCGGCGGAGCGGTCGCCGAGAACCACGACCTGGAGGCCACCCTCGCCGCGAAGACCCCGCTCGTGATCGGCGTCGTGCTGGCCCTCGGCTTCCTGCTGCTGCTCGTCGCGCTGCGGGCGCCGCTCGTCGCGCTGCTGGGGACGGTCACCAACCTGCTGGCCGTCGCCGCCGCGTTCGGCGTCGCGCGCCTGGTGTTCCAGGACGGGCACGGCTCCGGGCTGCTCGGCTTCGCGCCGCAGGGCTTCCTCGACGCCTGGGCGCCCGTGTTCTTCTTCGCGATGGTGTTCGCGATCTCGATGGACTACACCGTCTTCCTGCTGTCGTCCGCCAAGGAGCACTGGGAGCGCTCGGGCGACGCCCGCGAGGCCGCGGTCGGCGGGCTGGCGCACTCCGGCCGGGTCGTCTTCGCCGCCGCGGCGGTGATGGTGGCGGTGTTCTTCACCTTCGCGCTGTCGGGCCCGCTGCCGCCGAAGGAGATGGGCGTCGTGCTCGGCGTCGCCGTCCTGCTGGACGCGTTCCTCGTGCGCCTGCTGCTGCTCCCGGTGCTGCTGCGCCTGACCGGGCGGTGGGCGTGGTGGCTGCCCCGCCCGCTCGACCGCCTGCTGCCCCGCGTGCGCTTCGGCCACTGA
- a CDS encoding metalloregulator ArsR/SmtB family transcription factor, whose amino-acid sequence MALPRPLPEPLVELIAQRFRVIGDPTRIRLLDRLRESPATVGELTVAIGATQQNASKHLGVLHRAGIVSRTKEGTAVRYAIADDTVFALCELVCGGLRGQVDELDALLSGAGSAAP is encoded by the coding sequence ATGGCCCTGCCGCGCCCCCTGCCCGAGCCGCTCGTCGAGCTGATCGCCCAGCGCTTCCGCGTGATCGGCGACCCGACACGGATCCGGCTGCTCGACCGCCTGCGCGAGTCGCCCGCGACCGTGGGCGAGCTGACGGTCGCCATCGGCGCGACGCAGCAGAACGCCTCGAAGCACCTGGGCGTCCTCCACCGGGCGGGGATCGTCTCGCGGACGAAGGAGGGCACCGCCGTGCGGTACGCGATCGCGGACGACACGGTCTTCGCCCTCTGCGAGCTCGTGTGCGGCGGCCTGCGGGGCCAGGTGGACGAGCTCGACGCGTTGCTGAGCGGCGCGGGCAGCGCCGCGCCGTAG